One genomic window of Candidatus Kuenenia stuttgartiensis includes the following:
- a CDS encoding IS1634 family transposase: MATIQSKNSRGYKYWYIVESRRVNGKPRPIVLAYLGKADDLLKQLQGLTEKLRLKSYSHGAVAALLSVANALDVPSVINKYIKSPRQYCAKKPVRNNLTAGSTLLLGAVGRVCVPTSKRGWWDWAKTTTAEYLLRHSLSKIDSQHFWDLMDALPEESIAEIERELIEKTFKTYNLQSDTLFFDTTNFFTYIDTTNLRCTIARRGKNKQKRYDLRQVGLAMVVTRNDMIPLFHHTYQGNMADAKVFSAVLETIKDRMTGLGFDSKKHTIVFDRGNNSMDNMAIVERLALHYVGALTPYHHKQLVGDAMCNFREYDVDGSKIQVYHDKRVIWGQERTVVVFISEKLKVGQLRGMSQSLEKAEHQLKLLQQHLCNPKGKMRDKEGLEDTIRSVVKCQFAKDVIDWSLKEVSEGKFQLNFSIDQKKLEEIEGELGFRILMTDHHDWDTADIIKAYYGQSKIEHAFRNLKNPYHLALKPQFHWTDQKIRVHFFICVLGYLMAAIVWYQAKAHAQFSGTLDTLLDTLNNIRLSAMLEETKARGRVKATYKLEEMSDKESLLMNALGIMDFHKHRLKLQGLSVYN; encoded by the coding sequence ATGGCTACCATTCAATCTAAAAACTCCAGAGGTTATAAATATTGGTATATTGTCGAATCGCGGCGCGTTAACGGCAAGCCCAGGCCCATCGTCCTGGCCTATCTTGGCAAGGCAGACGATTTATTAAAACAACTGCAAGGTCTTACCGAAAAATTACGGCTCAAATCTTATTCACATGGCGCGGTAGCCGCATTGCTAAGTGTGGCCAATGCCCTGGACGTCCCTTCCGTGATTAATAAATATATAAAGTCGCCACGGCAGTATTGTGCTAAAAAACCTGTTCGAAATAATCTGACCGCCGGAAGTACCCTCTTGTTGGGTGCCGTGGGGAGAGTGTGTGTGCCTACCAGCAAAAGAGGATGGTGGGATTGGGCAAAGACGACTACTGCCGAATACTTACTCAGACACAGCTTGAGTAAAATAGACAGTCAGCATTTCTGGGATTTGATGGATGCACTTCCTGAAGAATCCATTGCAGAAATCGAGCGCGAATTAATTGAAAAGACATTTAAAACATACAACCTTCAAAGCGACACACTGTTTTTTGATACAACCAATTTTTTCACGTATATCGACACAACTAATCTGCGATGCACTATTGCCCGGCGGGGGAAAAACAAACAAAAGCGATACGATCTCAGGCAGGTCGGGTTGGCGATGGTCGTTACACGTAACGACATGATACCGTTGTTTCACCATACCTATCAGGGGAACATGGCGGATGCAAAGGTGTTCAGCGCGGTTCTTGAGACGATAAAAGACAGGATGACCGGATTAGGTTTCGACAGCAAAAAGCACACTATTGTTTTTGATCGTGGAAACAATTCCATGGACAATATGGCTATTGTAGAGAGATTGGCATTGCATTACGTTGGAGCGCTTACACCGTATCATCACAAGCAGTTGGTAGGGGATGCCATGTGTAATTTCAGGGAATATGACGTTGACGGCAGTAAGATACAGGTGTACCATGACAAACGGGTTATTTGGGGGCAGGAAAGAACCGTTGTCGTATTTATTTCCGAGAAATTAAAGGTTGGGCAATTAAGGGGAATGTCTCAGTCTCTGGAAAAGGCAGAACATCAGTTAAAGCTCTTACAGCAGCATCTGTGTAATCCAAAGGGAAAGATGCGGGACAAAGAGGGTCTGGAGGATACGATAAGAAGTGTAGTGAAATGTCAATTTGCGAAGGATGTTATCGATTGGTCGTTAAAAGAGGTATCTGAAGGCAAGTTTCAATTGAATTTTTCAATCGACCAGAAAAAGCTCGAAGAAATAGAAGGGGAACTGGGGTTCAGGATTCTTATGACAGACCATCACGATTGGGATACCGCGGACATTATAAAAGCCTACTATGGGCAATCAAAAATTGAACATGCCTTTAGAAATCTCAAGAACCCCTATCACCTTGCTTTAAAACCGCAATTTCACTGGACGGATCAGAAAATCAGGGTGCATTTTTTTATTTGCGTCCTCGGATACCTAATGGCGGCGATTGTGTGGTATCAGGCAAAAGCGCACGCACAATTTAGTGGAACGTTAGATACCCTGTTAGACACCCTTAATAATATAAGGCTTTCTGCTATGCTTGAAGAAACAAAGGCCAGAGGGAGAGTTAAGGCTACCTACAAATTGGAAGAAATGTCCGACAAGGAATCTCTGTTGATGAATGCGTTAGGCATTATGGATTTCCACAAACATCGGCTGAAACTTCAAGGACTCAGTGTATACAATTGA
- a CDS encoding IS630 family transposase — protein MNPFLSEKTRIEFKKAHKKEPHRRHADRIKAILLLDSGWSYEEVAEALLLDDQTIRNYEKLYKDKGFDGLLSDNYVGCMPKLTCEQEEQLKDHIRKNNYSAAKEIVEYVKQTFNKIYTPEGMVHTLDRLGFTYKKTTIVPGKANPEKQKEFIENYKQLKEEKAPGDKILFMDGVHPQHNSTSAYCWIEKGKKKEIPSNTGRKRINLNGAIDIETFEVTIREDESINAQSTIKLFHEIESRYAQAGTIYIISDNAKYYRSKLVKEYLANSRIKIKFLPSYSPNLNLIERLWKFFRKKILYNKYYDTYEKFKNKCLSFFKNINEYTDELSTLLTENFQIIGEQISKI, from the coding sequence ATGAATCCATTTCTCAGTGAAAAAACCCGAATAGAATTTAAAAAAGCACATAAGAAAGAGCCTCATAGACGTCATGCCGACCGAATCAAAGCTATACTTCTTCTTGATTCAGGATGGAGTTATGAAGAAGTAGCAGAAGCGCTCTTGTTAGACGATCAAACAATCAGGAATTACGAAAAACTATACAAAGATAAAGGTTTCGACGGGCTTTTATCTGACAATTATGTTGGCTGTATGCCAAAACTCACTTGCGAACAAGAAGAACAATTAAAAGATCATATCAGGAAAAACAACTATAGCGCGGCAAAAGAAATTGTTGAATATGTAAAACAGACATTCAATAAAATCTATACACCCGAAGGAATGGTACATACCCTCGATAGATTAGGCTTTACTTACAAGAAAACTACAATAGTTCCAGGCAAAGCAAACCCTGAAAAACAAAAAGAATTTATCGAAAACTACAAACAACTCAAAGAAGAGAAAGCCCCTGGAGATAAGATACTTTTTATGGATGGAGTTCATCCACAGCACAATTCTACGTCTGCATATTGCTGGATAGAGAAAGGCAAAAAGAAGGAAATACCCTCTAATACCGGCAGGAAAAGAATAAATTTAAACGGGGCTATTGACATAGAAACCTTTGAAGTAACAATCCGGGAAGATGAAAGCATCAATGCTCAATCAACAATAAAGCTTTTCCATGAAATAGAGTCAAGGTATGCTCAAGCCGGTACTATTTACATAATCTCTGATAATGCTAAATATTACAGGTCTAAGTTGGTCAAAGAATACCTTGCAAATTCGAGAATAAAGATCAAATTTCTCCCTTCCTATTCACCCAATTTAAATCTCATTGAAAGATTATGGAAATTCTTTCGCAAAAAAATATTGTATAACAAGTATTATGATACTTATGAGAAGTTTAAAAACAAATGTTTAAGTTTTTTCAAAAATATTAACGAGTATACAGATGAATTGTCTACTCTTTTAACTGAAAATTTTCAAATTATTGGCGAGCAAATTTCGAAAATCTGA
- the ndk gene encoding nucleoside-diphosphate kinase: MEKTLIILKPDAIQRRLLGKIISRFEEKGLQITGMKMMMIPDSLARAHYVSHKGKDFFEPLVSYTTSSPVVVIVVKGKNAIEIARKMMGVTFGSKAEPGTIRGDYAVSNRFNLIHGSDSPSSAEKEIAAFFTKEEIVDYQPIDLSWVYDISEGGMV, translated from the coding sequence ATGGAAAAAACGTTAATTATATTGAAACCGGATGCCATTCAGCGCCGCCTGCTTGGCAAGATCATTTCCCGGTTTGAAGAAAAAGGATTGCAGATAACCGGCATGAAGATGATGATGATCCCTGACTCTTTGGCACGAGCGCATTATGTTTCCCATAAGGGGAAGGATTTTTTCGAGCCTCTAGTGAGCTATACCACTTCTTCTCCCGTAGTTGTCATCGTGGTAAAGGGTAAAAATGCCATAGAAATAGCGCGTAAAATGATGGGCGTCACTTTCGGGTCAAAGGCAGAACCCGGAACTATTCGGGGCGATTATGCGGTAAGCAACCGCTTTAATTTAATACATGGTTCGGATTCTCCTTCTTCCGCAGAAAAAGAAATAGCTGCTTTTTTTACAAAAGAAGAGATCGTTGATTATCAACCAATAGACCTCTCATGGGTTTATGATATTTCTGAGGGCGGCATGGTGTAA